From one Tepidisphaeraceae bacterium genomic stretch:
- the serC gene encoding 3-phosphoserine/phosphohydroxythreonine transaminase, with translation MSHRIFNFSAGPAMLPTEVLEKSAAALLDYQGKGFGIAEVSHRGKEFDGVMDEAIARCKKLLNLGDAHDVVFLQGGATALFTLIPMNFLNTNADYLVSGEWSKKAIGAAKDLGKVTNVASSEASNFDHSPLPSEWKLSSDADYFHVCSNETVHGHRLPTWPKHPNLIVDASSEFMSRPHPVNDCALVYGGAQKNLGPSGLVLAIVRKDLYATQKKVPSKLWSFKDQADNKSMINTPPTFGVYILLEVFRWLEAQGGLAAMEKTNAKKAGLIYDTIDDSNGFYTGTVSVRDQRSHMNVTYRLPSEELTDEFVKTAARQDMVGLKGYRTVGGIRASIYNAMPVEGCQALAQFMKDFASKKS, from the coding sequence ATGTCTCACCGCATCTTCAACTTCTCCGCCGGCCCCGCGATGTTGCCTACCGAGGTGCTGGAAAAGTCCGCCGCCGCGTTGCTGGATTATCAGGGTAAAGGATTCGGCATCGCCGAGGTCAGCCATCGTGGGAAGGAATTCGATGGCGTGATGGACGAGGCGATCGCCCGCTGTAAGAAGCTGCTGAATCTGGGCGATGCGCACGACGTCGTCTTCCTGCAGGGCGGCGCGACGGCGCTGTTCACGCTCATCCCGATGAACTTCCTGAACACCAACGCCGACTACCTCGTCAGCGGCGAGTGGAGCAAGAAGGCCATCGGCGCCGCCAAGGACCTCGGCAAGGTGACCAACGTCGCCAGCAGCGAGGCGAGCAATTTCGACCACAGCCCGCTGCCAAGCGAGTGGAAGCTTTCCAGCGACGCCGACTACTTCCACGTCTGTTCGAACGAAACCGTGCACGGCCACCGCCTGCCGACCTGGCCGAAGCACCCGAACCTCATCGTCGACGCCAGCAGCGAGTTCATGAGTCGCCCGCACCCGGTGAACGACTGCGCCTTGGTTTACGGCGGCGCACAGAAGAACCTCGGGCCCAGCGGCCTCGTGCTCGCCATCGTGCGGAAGGACCTGTACGCCACGCAGAAGAAGGTGCCGAGCAAGCTCTGGAGCTTCAAGGACCAGGCCGACAACAAGAGCATGATCAACACGCCCCCCACCTTCGGCGTCTACATCCTGCTGGAAGTCTTCCGCTGGCTGGAAGCCCAAGGCGGGCTGGCGGCGATGGAGAAGACGAACGCGAAGAAGGCCGGGTTGATCTACGACACGATCGACGACAGCAACGGCTTCTACACCGGCACGGTCAGCGTGCGGGACCAGCGCAGCCACATGAACGTCACCTACCGCCTGCCCAGCGAGGAACTGACCGACGAGTTCGTGAAGACCGCCGCCAGGCAGGACATGGTCGGCCTGAAAGGCTACCGCACCGTCGGCGGTATCCGCGCCAGCATCTACAACGCGATGCCGGTCGAAGGGTGTCAGGCGCTGGCGCAGTTCATGAAGGATTTCGCGTCGAAGAAGTCGTGA
- a CDS encoding sugar phosphate isomerase/epimerase family protein produces the protein MEFGICTSIEKSPAAKAAGFDYIEENVQSLMKGQSPDAEWNGRERAATTALPILAMNSLVPGSLPIVGDSADAAALKSYLDTVLKRSGELGIRTVVFGSGAARMVPDGFSRDTAREQIIRFLRNGMPAAKEHNVTIVVEPLNRGETNIINSVAEGMTYVREVDHPNFQCLVDSYHFWLEDEPLENLRAAMPWIKHVHVADKEGRVAPGLSGKSDYKPFFQVLKAGGYAGRVSYEGAAIPDFDVTAPKIVAYLNKEWAAA, from the coding sequence ATGGAATTCGGGATCTGCACCAGCATCGAAAAGTCCCCCGCCGCCAAGGCGGCCGGGTTCGACTACATCGAAGAGAACGTCCAATCGTTAATGAAAGGCCAGTCCCCCGACGCCGAGTGGAACGGCCGCGAACGTGCAGCGACCACCGCGTTGCCCATCCTGGCCATGAACAGCCTCGTGCCCGGTTCGCTGCCCATCGTCGGTGATTCGGCCGACGCGGCGGCGTTGAAGTCGTACCTCGACACCGTCCTAAAGCGCAGCGGCGAGTTGGGCATCCGCACGGTCGTCTTCGGTTCCGGCGCCGCCCGCATGGTGCCGGATGGCTTCAGCCGCGACACCGCTCGCGAGCAGATCATCCGCTTCCTGCGCAACGGCATGCCGGCCGCCAAGGAACACAACGTGACGATCGTGGTTGAGCCGCTCAACCGCGGTGAAACGAACATCATCAACAGCGTCGCTGAGGGCATGACCTACGTGCGCGAGGTGGACCACCCGAACTTTCAGTGTTTGGTCGACAGCTACCACTTCTGGCTGGAGGACGAACCGCTGGAGAACCTGCGTGCCGCCATGCCGTGGATCAAGCACGTCCACGTCGCCGACAAGGAAGGCCGCGTGGCGCCGGGGCTGTCGGGCAAGTCGGACTACAAGCCCTTCTTCCAAGTTTTGAAAGCAGGCGGCTACGCGGGTCGCGTAAGCTATGAAGGCGCCGCGATCCCCGACTTTGATGTGACGGCTCCGAAGATCGTCGCCTACCTGAACAAGGAATGGGCCGCGGCTTAG
- a CDS encoding alpha/beta hydrolase yields MSDRPTLVLFPGLGANERFWDRQRGIPADIVVPRWIKPERRETLVHYCERMAEFVPRGVDRLYVGGSSFGGMVALEVARLVSPSALLLIASCYRAAECRGLWMAPIAPWIPKFVFGLMPLIPVPPGALGKVPPELMQWAPGAIRQWNFEGHLSCPVHHIHGEYDWMMPLRRLSRRPDTIIRGGHLIHLLQAEEINTFLTRHVTTSPG; encoded by the coding sequence ATGTCCGACCGACCTACGCTCGTCCTCTTCCCGGGCCTTGGCGCCAACGAACGCTTCTGGGACCGCCAGCGCGGCATCCCCGCCGACATCGTCGTGCCAAGGTGGATCAAGCCGGAACGCCGCGAGACGCTGGTGCACTACTGCGAGCGCATGGCCGAGTTCGTGCCGCGCGGCGTCGATCGGTTGTACGTGGGTGGAAGCTCGTTCGGTGGCATGGTGGCGCTGGAGGTCGCGCGGCTGGTGTCGCCGAGCGCCCTGCTGTTGATCGCCAGTTGCTATCGCGCCGCCGAGTGTCGCGGGCTGTGGATGGCGCCGATCGCGCCGTGGATTCCGAAGTTCGTCTTCGGCCTGATGCCGCTGATCCCCGTGCCGCCCGGGGCGTTGGGCAAGGTGCCACCGGAACTGATGCAGTGGGCACCCGGCGCGATTCGGCAATGGAACTTCGAGGGACATCTGAGCTGTCCCGTCCACCACATCCACGGCGAGTATGACTGGATGATGCCACTGCGCCGGCTCAGCCGCAGGCCCGACACGATCATCCGCGGTGGGCACCTCATCCACCTGCTGCAGGCGGAAGAGATCAACACATTCCTCACGCGGCACGTGACCACGTCCCCCGGGTAG